The Brassica oleracea var. oleracea cultivar TO1000 chromosome C6, BOL, whole genome shotgun sequence genome includes a region encoding these proteins:
- the LOC106297370 gene encoding uncharacterized protein LOC106297370, with product MMDEVGYGQRVWIGQAEDWRTRSFPVYGNRTRVREDSLASIGPSRNWDRRHQHDQSAQSNPRPDQNRATEGPQDQGAENTLKLLHDVMTEALGNQGRRTQPPEVSKLFSTMKNIGSYKFKGGSDPIEAGKWIAMMEKNFEAIECPKEYPKKIAVYYLEGNATGCWDSIERQRGHTITSWESFKGEFERKYFPPEAKHRLERQFMNLVQGDRPVRSYESEFTRLRRHVFDGREDEATMIRNFMYGLKPELGSRLAGSNFSSLSELVEKAVNVETVLEAERKTIQLSGGHTKFSKGERPNFNKGLRSHKGKGRGFGGQANNRGTCPDKPIPATPLAIRAPPSRPAIEPAPKKQNLRGRVYALGVENPDNAGPSSGPITGNIHVAGKPTHVLFDSGATHSFVTPEVAARFCDCFVVDRINVAVLTPTDRTLQADQCIKNVPLVI from the exons ATGATGGACGAGGTCGGATATGGGCAGAGGGTATGGATTGGACAGGCGGAGGATTGG AGAACAAGATCTTTTCCTGTGTACGGTAATAGGACTAGAGTGAGGGAAGACAGTTTGGCGAGTATTGGCCCAAGTCGTAATTGGGACCGGAGACATCAACATGATCAATCCGCTCAATCAAACCCAAGGCCAGATCAGAACCGTGCCACTGAAGGACCACAAGATCAAGGAGCGGAAAACACCCTGAAGCTTTTACATGACGTGATGACCGAGGCACTTGGTAACCAAGGCAGGCGTACTCAACCCCCTGAAGTTTCCAAGCTATTTTCTACCATGAAGAACATTGGATCCTACAAGTTCAAAGGAGGATCCGATCCTATTGAAGCCGGCAAGTGGATTGCTATGATGGAGAAGAACTTTGAGGCTATTGAGTGTCCGAAGGAGTATCCGAAGAAGATCGCGGTGTACTATTTGGAAGGCAACGCAACAGGATGTTGGGACAGCATAGAGAGGCAACGTGGACATACCATCACATCATGGGAATCGTTCAAGGGAGAGTTTGAGAGGAAGTACTTTCCTCCAGAAGCGAAGCATCGGTTGGAGCGTCAGTTTATGAACCTTGTTCAAGGAGATAGGCCGGTAAGGAGTTACGAATCTGAGTTCACAAGATTGAGGCGACATGTTTTTGATGGGCGCGAAGATGAAGCAACTATGATCCGTAACTTTATGTATGGATTGAAGCCAGAACTTGGAAGTCGTTTAGCTGGAAGCAACTTTAGCAGCTTATCGGAGTTGGTGGAAAAAGCTGTTAATGTTGAGACTGTGTTGGAGGCGGAAAGGAAGACTATACAACTTTCTGGTGGACACACCAAGTTTAGCAAAGGAGAAAGACCGAATTTCAACAAGGGTCTAAGATCTCACAAAGGCAAAGGGCGAGGATTTGGAGGCCAAGCCAACAATCGTG GAACATGTCCAGACAAGCCAATCCCTGCGACCCCTCTCGCGATCCGAGCTCCTCCTAGCCGTCCAGCTATTGAGCCAGCACCAAAGAAGCAAAACCTAAGAGGTAGAGTGTATGCCTTAGGGGTAGAAAACCCAGACAATGCAGGACCGTCAAGCGGTCCCATCACAG GAAACATACATGTTGCTGGTAAACCCACACATGTATTGTTCGACTCGGGGGCAACACATAGTTTTGTGACCCCTGAAGTAGCTGCCCGGTTTTGTGATTGTTTTGTGGTTGACAGGATAAACGTGGCCGTCTTGACCCCCACAGACCGAACCCTTCAAGCAGATCAGTGTATCAAGAATGTTCCATTGGTCATTTAA